Part of the Pseudomonas lijiangensis genome is shown below.
GACAATGGCTACCCGCCTACCCGTGCGGAAATCGCTCAGGAACTGGGCTTCAAATCCCCCAACGCGGCGGAAGAACACCTCAAGGCACTGGCCCGCAAGGGCGCCATCGAAATGACTCCGGGTGCGTCACGCGGCATCCGCATTCCCGGTTTCGAGGCCAAGCCTGACGAGAACAGCCTGCCGATCATTGGCCGCGTTGCCGCGGGTGCGCCGATCCTGGCCCAGCAGCATATCGAAGAGTCCTGCAACATCAACCCGACCTTCTTCCATCCAAGTGCCGATTACCTGCTTCGGGTCCACGGCATGAGCATGAAGGATATCGGCATCCTCGATGGCGACCTGCTGGCCGTACATACCACCCGTGAGGCCCGCAACGGCCAGATCGTGGTTGCACGGATCGGCGACGAGGTCACGGTAAAACGCTTCAAACGTGAAGGCAGCAAGGTCTGGCTCATTGCTGAAAACCCGGAGTTCGCCCCCATCGAGGTCGATCTCAAGGATCAGGAGCTGGTTATCGAAGGCCTGAGTGTCGGCGTGATTCGCCGCTAAGGAGACGCTATGCAGTTCCATCAAGCACAGTACACGCAATTACCACTGTTCGAGGCGTTCCTGGCCCAGCCCATGGTCCCGATGATTGCCGAAGAACCCGAAAAAGCCTGGAGAAACGAGCCGGAAGCTTTCAGTGAACTGACATTGCGCGGCGCTGCAGGGAACTGCCTGAGTCTCATGGCGCCCATTCTTCGAGAGCTGAGCCAGGATACCAGCGACCGCTGGCTGACCCTGATTGCACCACCGTCGAGCCTGACTCAAACATGGCTGAGGGATGCAGGACTCAACAGAGAGCGAATCCTGCTATTGCAACCTCGCGGGACCCAAAGCGCACTGGAGTTGACTCGTGAGGCGCTTCGGCTGGGAAGAAGTCATACGGTGGTCAGTTGGCTCAACCCGCTGAGCGCTGCAGCTCGCCAGCAACTGGTCAATGCAGCAAGGGTCGGTAATGCACAAAGCCTGAATATTCGGCTGGGCTGATTGCCCGGTCGTTAATGAAGAACTTTCGGGCCGGTGTCCTTTTCGAGTTCACCCTCGGCCAGCCGTCCGGCCATCTGCACACCTACGCTCAGCATCGCCTTGGCAATCTCGACATGCTGACCCTGCATGAAAGACTTGGCATCCGCCGAGAAATCGAGGGTGACCAGCGCCCCTTCATCATCAGCACGACGCAGCTCTATGCGGCCGTCAGGTAGTTCGACAATTTCAAGAAAAGAGGTAGGCATCAGTACAAATACTCCGCGAAAGGCCAGCATTGTAACAGTCTGCCAGCCTGTAGATCATTGGTTTTAGCACTCGCTCAAGCCTTCACGAAAACGAATGGCCAGACCCTTTAGTTGTTGCCGCCAGCCTTCCAGTTCCTCACGAGTCAGCTCAATCGCAGGTTCGTCGTCCAGATTTACCGCCACAATCATGGCCTGGGTGACATCTCCCTTGGGAGCTTTAGGGGCCCGAGGCGGCTCGAACAAGGCGTTATAGGCCGACAGAAGCTGCGCCAGCCAGGTTTCCCTGCTGCGCGCCAACTCGACCAGTTCGGCCATTTCCGGGATTGCTACGGCGTCC
Proteins encoded:
- the lexA gene encoding transcriptional repressor LexA; its protein translation is MIKLTPRQAEILGFIKRCLEDNGYPPTRAEIAQELGFKSPNAAEEHLKALARKGAIEMTPGASRGIRIPGFEAKPDENSLPIIGRVAAGAPILAQQHIEESCNINPTFFHPSADYLLRVHGMSMKDIGILDGDLLAVHTTREARNGQIVVARIGDEVTVKRFKREGSKVWLIAENPEFAPIEVDLKDQELVIEGLSVGVIRR
- the sulA gene encoding SOS-induced cell division inhibitor SulA, with the protein product MQFHQAQYTQLPLFEAFLAQPMVPMIAEEPEKAWRNEPEAFSELTLRGAAGNCLSLMAPILRELSQDTSDRWLTLIAPPSSLTQTWLRDAGLNRERILLLQPRGTQSALELTREALRLGRSHTVVSWLNPLSAAARQQLVNAARVGNAQSLNIRLG
- a CDS encoding DUF6586 family protein: MAHELYTRTNQKIYFAGLALEALGKAEKGQAINAQALLQAERESVLFHLYGALLGLCHEIAGFYRLPQAGAPRAELLLTQEVLDAVAIPEMAELVELARSRETWLAQLLSAYNALFEPPRAPKAPKGDVTQAMIVAVNLDDEPAIELTREELEGWRQQLKGLAIRFREGLSEC